A single region of the Salvia miltiorrhiza cultivar Shanhuang (shh) chromosome 8, IMPLAD_Smil_shh, whole genome shotgun sequence genome encodes:
- the LOC131001036 gene encoding auxin transporter-like protein 5 gives MAASDKVVESVIAGNYEEMESDGKPRGIRSTISNFFWHGGSVYDAWFSCASNQVAQVLLTLPYSFSQLGMTSGILFQLFYGLMGSWTAYLISILYVEYRTRKEREKVDFRNHVIQWFEVLDGLLGKHWRNVGLAFNCTFLLFGSVIQLIACASNIYYINDNLDKRTWTYIFGACCATTVFIPSFHNYRIWSFLGLIMTTYTAWYLTIASLLHGQVEGVKHSGPTKLVLYFTGATNILYTFGGHAVTVEIMHAMWKPQKFKAIYLLASVYVLTLTIPSASAVYWAFGDLLLNHSNAFALLPKSPLRDIAVILMLIHQFITFGFACTPLYFVWEKAIGMHECRSLCKRAAARLPVVVPIWFLAIVFPFFGPINSTVGSLLVSFTVYIIPSLAHIFTFRSSAARENAVEQPSKYMGKWVGTYTINVFVVIWVLIVGFGFGGWASMTNFIHQIDTFGLFTKCYQCLPQLPPPHLHNATAPLPHPPANLTHAPPHVHFL, from the exons ATGGCGGCGTCCGACAAGGTGGTGGAGAGCGTCATCGCCGGAAACTACGAAGAAATGGAGAGCGACGGGAAGCCCCGAGGCATTAGGTCCACCATTTCCAACTTCTTCTGGCACGGCGGCTCCGTCTACGACGCTTGGTTCAGCTGCGCTTCTAACCAg GTGGCGCAGGTGCTGCTGACGTTGCCATACTCGTTTTCTCAACTAGGGATGACGTCAGGGATTCTGTTCCAGCTGTTCTACGGCCTCATGGGGAGTTGGACGGCCTATCTCATCAGCATTCTCTACGTCGAGTACCGAACCAGAAAAGAGCGAGAAAAAGTTGATTTCAGAAACCATGTTATTCAG TGGTTTGAAGTTCTTGATGGGCTCTTGGGAAAACACTGGAGGAATGTGGGTCTGGCTTTCAACTGCACTTTCCTTCTCTTTGGATCTGTCATTCAACTCATTGCTTGTGCAAG CAATATTTATTACATAAACGACAATTTGGACAAGAGAACTTGGACGTATATATTCGGAGCATGCTGCGCAACCACGGTCTTCATCCCATCTTTCCATAATTACAGAATTTGGTCTTTTCTTGGGCTTATCATGACCACTTATACAGCTTGGTACCTCACCATTGCTTCCTTACTCCACGGACAG GTGGAAGGTGTGAAGCACTCTGGGCCCACCAAGTTGGTGTTATACTTCACAGGAGCCACAAACATTCTCTACACCTTCGGGGGACATGCTGTCACAGT AGAGATCATGCACGCAATGTGGAAGCCACAGAAGTTCAAGGCAATATACTTATTGGCGAGTGTGTATGTATTAACGCTGACAATTCCGTCGGCATCAGCTGTGTACTGGGCATTTGGGGATCTCCTCCTCAACCACTCCAATGCCTTTGCCCTTCTTCCCAAATCACCCTTGAGGGATATTGCCGTCATTTTGATGCTCATTCACCAG TTTATAACATTCGGCTTCGCCTGCACGCCTCTCTACTTCGTGTGGGAGAAGGCCATCGGCATGCACGAGTGCCGCAGCCTGTGCAAGAGGGCGGCGGCGCGCCTGCCCGTGGTGGTCCCCATCTGGTTCCTGGCCatcgtcttccccttcttcGGCCCCATCAACTCCACCGTCGGATCGCTTCTCGTCAGCTTCACCGTCTACATTATTCCCTCTCTCGCCCACATTTTCACCTTCCGATCATCTGCTGCTCGCGAG AATGCGGTGGAGCAGCCGTCGAAATACATGGGAAAATGGGTGGGGACGTATACGATCAACGTATTTGTCGTAATCTGGGTCTTGATTGTCGGGTTCGGGTTTGGTGGATGGGCCAGCATGACTAACTTCATCCACCAAATTGATACATTTGGACTTTTCACCAAATGCTACCAATGCCTACCCCAGCTGCCGCCGCCGCACTTGCACAATGCCACCGCTCCTCTTCCACATCCGCCGGCTAACCTCACTCACGCGCCGCCTCATGTTCATTTCCTATGA
- the LOC131001039 gene encoding thaumatin-like protein 1 has translation MALPASLILCTLTFSFLLFYRAAFGGTFTFVNKCDHTVWPGILSNAGSARLATTGFELPQGSSRTFTAPAGWSGRFWGRTGCTFSHSSGSCQTGDCGSGQAECNGAGATPPATLAEFTLGTGGLDFYDVSLVDGYNLPMIVEASGGSGMCASTGCVTDLNRVCPSELRVGDGDACRSACEAFGNPEYCCSGAFSSPNSCRPSVYSQMFKAACPRSYSYAYDDPTSTFTCSAADYTLTFCPSMPSQKSSEDPTPTTSSTYADGSVSGSESDPTGVSGSGSESESGSGSEAMVTDKSWLAGLAMGSSASARVNCPSPRFWSWMSASTILIVSLLVS, from the exons ATGGCTCTCCCTGCTTCCCTCATACTCTGCACCCtcactttctcttttcttcttttttatagaG CTGCATTTGGAGGCACATTCACATTCGTGAACAAATGCGACCACACCGTATGGCCTGGTATACTCTCCAACGCCGGCAGCGCTAGACTCGCCACCACCGGATTCGAGCTCCCCCAAGGTTCCTCCCGCACATTCACCGCTCCAGCCGGCTGGTCCGGCCGCTTCTGGGGCCGAACCGGCTGCACATTTTCCCACAGCTCCGGTTCCTGCCAAACCGGAGACTGCGGCTCGGGCCAGGCCGAATGCAACGGCGCCGGCGCAACTCCGCCCGCCACGCTGGCGGAGTTCACTCTAGGGACCGGTGGCCTAGACTTCTACGACGTCAGCCTCGTCGACGGCTACAATCTGCCTATGATAGTCGAAGCCAGCGGCGGTTCGGGCATGTGCGCCTCGACCGGTTGCGTGACGGATCTGAACCGGGTCTGCCCGTCGGAGCTCCGGGTCGGCGACGGAGATGCATGTAGGAGCGCGTGTGAGGCGTTTGGTAACCCGGAGTATTGCTGCAGCGGCGCGTTTAGCTCACCCAACTCGTGCCGGCCGTCGGTTTACTCGCAGATGTTTAAGGCGGCTTGTCCCAGATCTTACAGCTACGCCTACGATGATCCCACCAGCACCTTTACTTGCTCCGCCGCTGATTATACGCTCACGTTTTGCCCCTCTATGCCTAG TCAGAAATCTTCAGAAGATCCAACCCCAACAACCAGTAGCACATATGCTGACGGGTCTGTATCAGGTTCGGAGTCGGACCCTACAGGGGTAAGTGGATCGGGCTCCGAGTCGGAATCCGGATCAGGATCGGAAGCCATGGTGACAGATAAATCATGGTTGGCTGGATTGGCGATGGGAAGTTCTGCTTCTGCTAGAGTTAACTGCCCGTCGCCCAGATTCTGGTCCTGGATGTCTGCTTCTACTATCCTCATTGTCTCACTCTTAGTATCTTAG
- the LOC131001038 gene encoding endo-1,4-beta-xylanase 5-like — MYQLPIFAPLLLLFFSFFFFTFIPVSSYDGPLYDSSAYTECKLQAERPLYNGGMLKDNGDGLNSSSFPLENLHEATKYCFSIWIRLKDAESALVTASLVTQEGTRLKCIGTVTAYKGCWSFLKGGFVLSSPSNSSTLYIKNSDNRDVGIEIASASLQPFTQQQWRLNQDTKINQARKRAVTLHVSSRQGREVQGAAIRVEQVSKDFPFGSAIAQSIIANPPYQKWFVERFNAAVFENELKWNATEFTQGQLNYTLPDQMLEFVRANQITVRGHNIFWENPQFVPKWVRNLTGSDLESAVKSRIESLMHKYRGEFVHWDVNNEMLHYDFYEERLGPNATLHFFKTAHQADPLATLFMNEFNVVETCSDVESTVDTYVSRMRGLKQGGVAVNGVGLQGHFDVPNSPLMRGVLDKLATLGLPIWLTEVDISNKFNKETQAVYLEEVLREGFSHPAVNGIMLWSALRRGSCYQMCLTDGNFSNLPTGDAVDKLLKEWSSDVLEGRTDEHGSYSFYAFLGEYKVTANYGNKTVDSTFSLSQGRETRHFNIQL, encoded by the exons TGTAAATTGCAAGCTGAGCGGCCACTCTACAATGGAGGGATGCTCAAGGACAATGGAGATGGACTCAATTCATCATCATTTCCACTTGAAAATCTACACGAGGCCACTAAATATTGTTTTTCCA TTTGGATCAGGCTCAAGGATGCAGAATCAGCTCTGGTAACGGCTAGTCTAGTCACACAGGAAGGCACACGCCTCAAATGCATTGGAACTGTCACAGCATATAAAGGATGTTGGTCGTTTCTCAAGGGTGGATTTGTATTGTCTTCACCTTCAAATTCATCTACGCTTTACATCAAG AATTCAGACAATAGAGATGTGGGTATAGAAATCGCGAGCGCCTCTCTGCAGCCTTTCACTCAACAGCAATGGCGACTCAATCAAGACACCAAGATCAATCAG GCCAGAAAACGAGCCGTTACACTTCATGTTTCAAGCAGGCAGGGAAGGGAAGTGCAAGGAGCTGCAATTAGAGTAGAGCAAGTCTCCAAAGACTTCCCCTTCGGATCAGCTATAGCCCAAAGCATAATAGCAAATCCACCTTATCAGAAGTGGTTTGTGGAGCGATTCAATGCAGCCGTATTCGAAAACGAACTCAAGTGGAACGCAACCGAATTCACACAAGGCCAACTCAACTACACTCTCCCAGATCAGATGCTTGAATTCGTACGAGCAAACCAGATCACAGTGAGAGGCCACAACATTTTCTGGGAGAATCCGCAGTTCGTCCCGAAATGGGTCCGAAACCTGACCGGATCCGACCTCGAATCAGCTGTGAAATCAAGGATAGAGAGCTTGATGCACAAGTACAGAGGAGAGTTCGTGCACTGGGATGTCAACAACGAGATGCTGCACTACGACTTCTACGAGGAACGCCTCGGCCCTAACGCCACGCTGCACTTCTTCAAGACAGCGCACCAAGCTGACCCCTTGGCAACGCTGTTCATGAACGAGTTCAACGTGGTGGAAACGTGCAGCGATGTTGAATCAACGGTTGATACTTATGTCTCGAGAATGCGAGGCCTCAAACAGGGAGGCGTCGCGGTCAACGGGGTGGGGCTTCAGGGTCATTTTGATGTGCCCAATTCTCCATTGATGAGAGGTGTTCTCGACAAACTAGCCACTCTTGGCCTTCCAATTTGGCTCACAGAAGTTGATATAAGCAACAAGTTCAACAAGGAAACACAGGCTGTCTACTTAGAGGAGGTTCTCAGAGAAGGGTTCTCGCATCCGGCAGTGAACGGGATAATGTTGTGGTCGGCGCTTCGTCGTGGCAGCTGTTACCAGATGTGCCTAACTGACGGTAACTTTAGCAACCTTCCGACAGGGGACGCAGTCGACAAGCTTCTGAAAGAGTGGAGTAGCGATGTGTTGGAAGGGAGAACTGATGAGCATGGTTCCTACAGCTTCTATGCTTTCTTAGGTGAATACAAAGTCACCGCAAACTATGGTAATAAAACAGTTGATTCCACATTTTCTCTCTCACAAGGCAGAGAAACTAGACATTTTAACATCCAATTGTAA